A genomic window from Hyla sarda isolate aHylSar1 chromosome 8, aHylSar1.hap1, whole genome shotgun sequence includes:
- the LYRM1 gene encoding LYR motif-containing protein 1 isoform X1, whose amino-acid sequence MEPSDHHPPVQQEEDIHVSRMMAATRPEVLRLYRKIFRLARKWKSSSGLEEKTIEERQYIVDEARKLFQKNKNITNMETIHQCIEECHARTEIALHYGIPYPRPTHLPPMGLTGAHSKVLRTQETMRKQAKPLYLKSYDEI is encoded by the exons ATGGAGCCAAGTGATCACCACCCTCCTGTCCAGCAAGAAGAGG ATATACATGTTTCTAGAATGATGGCTGCGACCCGTCCAGAAGTCCTCCGGCTCTATCGGAAAATTTTCCGACTAGCAAGAAAATGGAAGTCGTCCTCAGGACTGGAGGAGAAGACCATTGAGGAAAGACAGTACATTGTAGACGAAGCCAGAAAGTTatttcagaaaaataaaaat ATAACAAATATGGAAACCATCCATCAATGTATAGAAGAATGCCATGCACGCACTGAAATAGCGTTACATTATGGAATCCCATACCCCAGACCT ACTCACCTGCCTCCTATGGGACTGACTGGAGCACACAGTAAGGTCCTGCGCACACAGGAGACAATGAGAAAACAAGCCAAACCTCTGTACTTGAAATCGTATGATGAAATCTAA
- the LYRM1 gene encoding LYR motif-containing protein 1 isoform X2 gives MMAATRPEVLRLYRKIFRLARKWKSSSGLEEKTIEERQYIVDEARKLFQKNKNITNMETIHQCIEECHARTEIALHYGIPYPRPTHLPPMGLTGAHSKVLRTQETMRKQAKPLYLKSYDEI, from the exons ATGATGGCTGCGACCCGTCCAGAAGTCCTCCGGCTCTATCGGAAAATTTTCCGACTAGCAAGAAAATGGAAGTCGTCCTCAGGACTGGAGGAGAAGACCATTGAGGAAAGACAGTACATTGTAGACGAAGCCAGAAAGTTatttcagaaaaataaaaat ATAACAAATATGGAAACCATCCATCAATGTATAGAAGAATGCCATGCACGCACTGAAATAGCGTTACATTATGGAATCCCATACCCCAGACCT ACTCACCTGCCTCCTATGGGACTGACTGGAGCACACAGTAAGGTCCTGCGCACACAGGAGACAATGAGAAAACAAGCCAAACCTCTGTACTTGAAATCGTATGATGAAATCTAA